The DNA sequence TCGAGCGCGCCAGCTGGTCGCCGATGGCCGTCTGCACCAGCCGCCGCAACGGCCGCGCGCCGTACACGGGGTCGTATCCGGTCAATGCCAGCCATTCCTTCGCACTCTCGCTGACCTGAAGGCTCAGCCGGCGATCGGCCAGCCGCTCAGCGAGACGCACGACCTGGAGGTCGACGATGCGAGCCAGCTCACCCGTACCCAGAGGCTGGAACATCACGACGTCGTCCAGGCGGTTCAGGAACTCCGGCTTGAACGAGGTCCGCACCACATCCATGACCGCCTTCTCCTTGGCGGCGTCGTCCAGGGCTGGATCGGCGAGGAACGTCGAGCCGAGGTTCGAGGTCAGGATCAGGATGGTGTTGCGGAAATCGACTGTGCGTCCCTGGCCATCGGTCAACCGTCCGTCGTCGAATACCTGCAGCAGGATGTCGAAGACCTCCGGGTGCGCCTTCTCTACCTCATCGAGCAGGATCACCGAGTACGGCCGGCGTCGCACGGTTTCAGTGAGCTGGCCGCCCTCCTCGTAACCGACGTATCCCGGTGGCGCGCCGACGAGCCGCGCCACGCTGTGCTTCTCGCTGTACTCGCTCATGTCGATGCGGACCATGGCTCGCTCGTCGTCGAACAGGAAGTCCGCCAGCGCCTTGGCCAGCTCGGTCTTGCCGACGCCCGTAGGTCCGAGGAACAGGAACGTACCTGTGGGGCGGTCAGGGTCGGACACGCCCGCACGGGCCCGCCGGACCGCGTCCGAGACAGCCGCCACGGCTTTGGCCTGACCCACCACGCGTCGCCCTAGCTCGTCCTCCATGCGCAGCAACTTGCCCGTCTCGCCTTCCAGCAGCCGGCCCGCGGGTATGCCGGTCCAGGCGGCGACGACATCGGCGATGTCGTCCGGGCCGACCTCCTCCTTGACCATGGTCTCGGCGGTCGGGCTCTCGAGGACCTCGGAAGCGGCGAGCTCCTTCTCCAGCTCCGGAATCCGGCCATAGAGGAGTTCGCTCGCGCCGGCGAGATCACCTTCGCGCTGAGCACGTTCGGCCTGGCCACGGAGTTCGTCGATCTGCTCCTTCAAGGAACCGACCCGGTTCAGGTTGGATTTCTCTTGCTCCCACCGGGTTTCCAGGCCAAGCAGTTCTTCCTCGCGATCAGCGAGCTCAGCACGGAGCGCGGCGAGGCGTTCGCGGGACGGCTCGTCTTGCTCCTTGTCGAGCGCGAGCTCCTCCATCTTCAACCGATCCACCTGACGGCGAAGGGAGTCGATCTCGACGGGCGACGAATCGATCTCCATGCGCAATCGCGAGGCGGCCTCATCAACCAGGTCGATCGCCTTGTCAGGCAGCTGCCGTCCGGTGATGTACCGGTTCGAGAGCGCAGCGGCCGCGACCAACCCGGCGTCGGAGATCTGAACCTTGTGGTGAGCTTCGTAGCGCTCCTTCAATCCGCGCAGAATCGCGACGGTGTCCTCGACGCTGGGCTCGCCGACGAACACCTGCTGGAACCGTCGCTCGAGCGCGGGGTCTTTCTCGATGCGCTCTCGGTACTCATCGAGCGTGGTGGCGCCGACCATCCGCAGCTCACCGCGGGCCAGCATGGGCTTGAGCATGTTGCCCGCGTCCATGGCGGAATCACCGCTGGCGCCGGCGCCGACCACGGTGTGCAGTTCGTCGATGAAAGTGACGACCTGACCTTCGCTGTTCTTGATCTCGTCGAGCACGGCCTTCAGCCGTTCCTCGAACTCACCGCGGTACTTGGCTCCGGCCAGCATGGCGCCTATGTCGAGAGCGACAAGCCGCTTGCCACGCAATGACTCCGGGACGTCGCCGGTGACGATCCGCTGTGCCAGCCCTTCGACCACCGCGGTCTTCCCGACACCGGGCTCACCGATGAGTACTGGGTTGTTCTTGGTGCGCCTGGACAATACCTGGACGACGCGACGGATCTCGGAATCGCGCCCGATGACAGGATCGATCTTGCTTTCACGGGCGCGTTCGGTGAGGTCCACGCCGTACTTGTTCAGCGCGTCATATGTGCCTTCCGGGTCAGGACTAGTGACCCGGCCGGAGCCCCGCACCTCGCTGAAGGCTGCGCGAATCTTCTCAGCGGTGGCGCCGTACTTGGCCAGTAAGTCCTTCACCGGCGAATCGACATGCGCAAGTCCGACCAAGAGGTGCTCGGTGGAGACATACTGGTCGTCGAGCTCGCGGGCCACTTCGCCGGCGTGCGAGAGCACCGCATAGGTGGGGCGCGCCAGGTTTGGCGCCGCGACAGTGGATCCGGCCGCTGACGGCAAGGCGGCGAACGCGGCGTCGACATCGCGGCGAACAGCAGCGACGTCGGCTCCGGTGGCTTCCAGAAGGGGTGCGGTCAATCCGTCGGCCTGGATGAGCAGCGACCGCAACACGTGAATCGGCTCTACGGCAGGATTACCCGAGGTGGCGGCGTTGCGCACCGCAACCGACAGCGCCTCCTGCGCCTTGGTGGTCAGCTGGTCGTTCATCAGTCTCCAGTGTCTCCTCACAGTGTGTCGAGTGGGGGCGTTATGAACAACGTATCCAAAGTTGAGTCTATTCCACTCAACTCTACTCTGAACCAGGCCCACGCCGTTTCCCGCCGACGGAAGTGGGTAGAGCCGGGCACGTACGACACGTGAGGCTGGCCCCACTGCTCGGGGGCACACCGCGGTCTCGTCGAATGTACGCGCCGCGCACGCCGGCGATGCGGGCAGACTGGAGGTTCGCACCGACGGCAGAACAAGGCTCAGGGGGTCGTGGCTCTCGGCAGCTCCCTGAGCCTGTTCTCGATCGCCTCAGCCATCGCCGCCAGCTGGCTACTGGCAACGCTCCTACCCGGCACGCTCAGCTGGCTGGCCTGCCCGTTCGCCGCTGCCACGATCTACGTCGTCGTACTCGGCGCCGAGATGAGCCTTGCGCGCCGGATCGAGGAGTCCCGCAACATCGAGTGACTGCGCTGCATCGTGGACGCCCCCAGATCGCGCGCGACCTTCTCATGCTGCCACGAAGGAAGCAGGCATAGTAGGCACGAGAAGAGCGTGGCGAACATGATCATTGAGGCCTCGAGGGAGAGCACCGTGAACCTGCTACTGATGTCAAACTCCACCGCGCCCGGCCGGGGTCTCCTCGAACACGCCCACAGCGTGCTGGCGGATGTGCTCTCAGGAGTACGGACCGTGACGTTCGTGCCATTCGCGCTCGCCGATCATGACGCCTACACCCAGATATTCACCAACGCATTGAAGCCTCTAGGGCTCGACGTGGTGGGAGCCCACACAGGGGATCCCGCGAGGCTTGTATCCGACGCCGAGGCGGTCTTCGTCGGGGGCGGAAACACGTTCCGCCTGGTCAAGGCGGTACACGAGCACGGCTTGATCGACATAATCAGACAACGAACCGACCAGGGCATGCCTTACATCGGCTCCAGCGCCGGCACCAACATCGCAGCACCCACCATGCGCACCACGAACGACATGCCAATCGTGCAACCGACCACCTTCGACACTCTGGGGTTGATCCCTTTCCAGATCAACCCGCACTACGTCGACCCGGCGCCCGGCGACAGCCACATGGGCGAGACCCGAGAGCAGCGCATCCTCCAGTTCCTCGAGGAGAACGACGTAGCGGTGGTGGGACTGCGAGAAGGCACCTGGCTACGGCGCGAGGACGGGACACTGAGGCTAGGTGGCGTGGAAGCAGGCGGACGGTTGTTCCGCCGAGGCGCTGAGCCGGCCGATCTAGCGCCAGGAGCCGATCTCAGCGATCTCCTGGAGTTCGCGCCGCGATTCGACAGCTAGCTTCTCGGTACGGCGCGACGATGGCCGCGTCGAGCTCTTCACGCGACTTTCCCTTGGTGCGGGCGCCGCCTAGAAGGTGCCGCTGCCCGGGAGCACGGGGCACTCAGGCCGCGGTCACGCACCAGCCGATGACGGCTGCGCGCACCGCGGCTTCGAATACCCGCGCCGGATCTCCCGCCTGCGGCGGTGTGAAATGGCCAAGCTCCAACGAGACAAGGCCGTGGACGTTGCCCCACAACGCGGTGGCGATGGATGCCGCCGGCGGATCCGATGGATATCGGCCCATCGCCACCGCGCGCTCGACAGCACTCAACAACGGGTCGAACGTGCGGGCGCCCAGCTTGACCGTCTCCGCGTCAAGGTCCGCGGGACGGACCTCGTCGCCGAACATAATGCGGTACCCGTGCGGGTCAGCAATCGCGACTTGCCGATACGACAATCCGAGCCGCACCAGGTCGTCCAGTGGATCGTCACTCGCGCCAACGGCGATCTGCGCCTGCCACAAGCGCGCGAAGACCTTCTTGTACAGGGCCGCCAGCAAGCCGGGTTTGCCACCGAAGAGCGAGTACACAGCCGTCGTCGAGGTACTCGCCTCCTTGGCCAGTCTGCGTAGGCTCAGCGCGCGAACCCCATCTGATGCGACGATCTGAGTCGCTCGGTCGAGCAACTGATCGGCCACCGCCTGGTCATGTATTCGTGGCCTGCCCATCTCGCCTTGTCCCTCCGCCGGCCCGAGTAGCTTGACAAGAATAACCCAACAGTGTTTTATAACACTGTTGTTAATCATTCTGCCTGGAGGATGCCATGTTGGAGCTCAGCTCGGAGGCCAGCCGCCTGATCGGCATTCTGCTGCTTGCGCTGGTCACAGTTGAGTCCGGCGGCTGGTATCTCACCCGCCTGATCCGTGGACAGATGCCCGCGACGGACTTCCAGCGCGCGTTTGCCCGGGCTGGACATGGCCATGCCGGCATGTTTCTGGTTCTCGGCATCTTGGCTGCGGTGCTCACCGATGCCACTAACCTTGAGGGAGCCGCCGCATGGATCGCGCGAAGCGGCGTGGCCATCGCCGCCATCCTCATGCCGGCCGGCTTCTTCTTTTCGTCGATGGGTGCCGGGCGCACTAAACCCAACGGCCTCATGGTGCTCGTGTGGGCCGGCGCACTCATGCTTGCCGCGGGCCTGATCACCCTGGCCGTCGGGCTACTCACGGTATAGCCGGAGCCAGCATCACCAGGACTTCTCGCGCGTCACGATGTCTGCAGACTTGTTGACGGACGAGAAAACCCACCAAACATGATCATTTAGGCGGGGTAGGAGGTCAGCGAGGGTGTGGCGAGCGGTAGATCGCGAGTGCGCTGCCACCAAACGTCTGGGCCGGCAGGTACTGCGTTTGACGATGCTGCTCGAGCAAGGCCTCCAACTGAGCCCGCAAATGCTCGACCTCGGTCTCAAGCTCGAGAATCCGCTTGATTCCGACCAGGTTGACGCCCTCTTCCTGGGATAGCCGCTGCACCTCGCGCAACTGGTCAACGTCGCGCAAAGAGTAGCGACGGCCCCCACCGCCGGTGCGCCGTGGCGACACCAACCCGAGCCGGTCATACTGGCGCAGCGTCTGCGGATGCATGCCGGCCATCTCAGCCGCTACCGAGATGACATACAGCGGCTCATCATCACGAACCCGCCTCGCTGCGCCAGACATCGCCACCACGAATCTGGTACGTGCGTCCATGTCAGCCTCCCTCCGCAGCCTTTCGCATCAGCTCAGCGCGGATGTCATCCCCCGACATTTCGGTCTGGTAATCCTCCAAAGCCTTCCGAGCCGAGGCACTGACCTGATCGGGCACCTCGACCTGAACGGTGACCAGCAAGTCACCGCGAGTGCCGTCCCGCCGAGTGGCGCCGCGGCCACGCACCCGGAACGTTTGCCCGTTAGGCGTACCGGCCGGAAGCTTGAGCGTCACCGGGGCACCGTTCAAGGTGGGTACCTTGATTTCTGCCCCCAAAGTGGCCTCCGGAAACGTCACCGGCACAGTGACGGTCAGGTGCTCGCCCTTGCGGCCGAACACCGGGTGCGATCCAACGTGCACCGTGACATAAAGGTCGCCGGCCCGGCCGCCTCGTTCGCCGGGCGCCCCCTTGGCACGCAGCCGGATCCGCTGACCGTCGACAACGCCGGCCGGAATCCGGACATGCATGACTTTGCTGGTCGCACCCCTGCCGGACCCGCTGCACGCCGGGCACGGGTCGTCAACCACCAGCCCCCGGCCTTTGCAGTCCCGGCACGGCTCAGTCATGCCGAACCCGCCGGAGTCGGTGCTGGTGTAGCCGGTGCCGGTACAGGCGGCACAGACTCGCGGAACGGTCCCCGCCCGGGCACCAGTCCCCGCGCAAGAGGTACACGCCGAGGAACTGGTCATCCGCAACGGCACGGTCTTGCCGTCAACCGCTTCCGCGAAACTGATCGACACGTCGGTCTCGACGTCTGCCCCCCGGCGGGCGCTGGCGCTTCTACTGCGGCTCCGCTGCCCGAACAGGCCACCGAAGACGTCGCCCAGGCCTCCCTCGCCACCTCCGCCTCCCGGGAAGATGTCACCGAGGTCGAACCCGAACGAGCCGCCGCCAGGGCCGCCCGGCGTACGGACACCGCCACCGAACAGGGTCCGGGCTTCGTCGTACTGCTTGCGCTTCTCCGGATCGGACAGCACCGAGTAGGCCTCCGACACGTCCTTGAAACGCGTCTCGGCCGATTTGTCGTCCTTGTTGCGGTCGGGGTGCAGCTCGCGAGCAAGATTTCGATAGGCCTTCTTCACCTCGGCCGCGTCAGCGTCCTTCGACACTCCGAGGATCTTGTAATAGTCCTTCTCGATCCAGTCCTTGGTACTCACAGGCTGCTCCCCTCCCTTCTGCGATGTAACGGCCTAGTTGTCTCCGGTGCCGGGGTGATCGGCGTCGCCGGCCGATTCTGGTGCGGCGATACCGCCATTATCGTCCGGCTCTGCACCATTCTCGTCCTGTTCGTCGTGGCCTTCCGGCTCCACCAGTGCCTCGGTCGGATCGGCCACGGCTACCCGGGCCGGACGGATGACCCGTTCACCCACGCGGTACCCGGGTTGCAGGATCTGCGTGCAGGTCGTCACCTTCACATCGTCGGCATAGCCGTGCATAAGAGCCTCGTGAATAGTGGGGTCGAACTCGTCTCCCACCTCACCGAACTGCTCCAGCCCAGCCTTCGCGACGGCCGCTTCCAGCGCTTCTCCTACCGCCCGGAACGCGCCGGTCAGATCACCGTGCTCGCGTGCCCGGCCGACGTCGTCCAGAACACCGAGGAAACCCCCGAGCACTTCGGCCTTCGCCGCCTCGCGGACCGCGACGCGGTCTCGCTCGACGCGTCGACGATAGTTCTGGTACTCCGCTTGCAACCGCTTCAGATCGTCGAGCCGCTCGGTGGCCTCCGCGCGAGCCTGCGCCAGAGCGTCGGACTCGCCGTCGGACGCGGCCGACGGCTGAGTCGCTTCGTCTGGCAACGGCGCGTCGGAACTCTCGACGGGAGTGGGATTCTGATCCGGCTCCCGCCGCA is a window from the Phytoactinopolyspora mesophila genome containing:
- the clpB gene encoding ATP-dependent chaperone ClpB — protein: MNDQLTTKAQEALSVAVRNAATSGNPAVEPIHVLRSLLIQADGLTAPLLEATGADVAAVRRDVDAAFAALPSAAGSTVAAPNLARPTYAVLSHAGEVARELDDQYVSTEHLLVGLAHVDSPVKDLLAKYGATAEKIRAAFSEVRGSGRVTSPDPEGTYDALNKYGVDLTERARESKIDPVIGRDSEIRRVVQVLSRRTKNNPVLIGEPGVGKTAVVEGLAQRIVTGDVPESLRGKRLVALDIGAMLAGAKYRGEFEERLKAVLDEIKNSEGQVVTFIDELHTVVGAGASGDSAMDAGNMLKPMLARGELRMVGATTLDEYRERIEKDPALERRFQQVFVGEPSVEDTVAILRGLKERYEAHHKVQISDAGLVAAAALSNRYITGRQLPDKAIDLVDEAASRLRMEIDSSPVEIDSLRRQVDRLKMEELALDKEQDEPSRERLAALRAELADREEELLGLETRWEQEKSNLNRVGSLKEQIDELRGQAERAQREGDLAGASELLYGRIPELEKELAASEVLESPTAETMVKEEVGPDDIADVVAAWTGIPAGRLLEGETGKLLRMEDELGRRVVGQAKAVAAVSDAVRRARAGVSDPDRPTGTFLFLGPTGVGKTELAKALADFLFDDERAMVRIDMSEYSEKHSVARLVGAPPGYVGYEEGGQLTETVRRRPYSVILLDEVEKAHPEVFDILLQVFDDGRLTDGQGRTVDFRNTILILTSNLGSTFLADPALDDAAKEKAVMDVVRTSFKPEFLNRLDDVVMFQPLGTGELARIVDLQVVRLAERLADRRLSLQVSESAKEWLALTGYDPVYGARPLRRLVQTAIGDQLARSILAGDIRDGDTVAVELDEGADQLTVRRA
- the pepE gene encoding dipeptidase PepE, coding for MNLLLMSNSTAPGRGLLEHAHSVLADVLSGVRTVTFVPFALADHDAYTQIFTNALKPLGLDVVGAHTGDPARLVSDAEAVFVGGGNTFRLVKAVHEHGLIDIIRQRTDQGMPYIGSSAGTNIAAPTMRTTNDMPIVQPTTFDTLGLIPFQINPHYVDPAPGDSHMGETREQRILQFLEENDVAVVGLREGTWLRREDGTLRLGGVEAGGRLFRRGAEPADLAPGADLSDLLEFAPRFDS
- a CDS encoding TetR/AcrR family transcriptional regulator — encoded protein: MGRPRIHDQAVADQLLDRATQIVASDGVRALSLRRLAKEASTSTTAVYSLFGGKPGLLAALYKKVFARLWQAQIAVGASDDPLDDLVRLGLSYRQVAIADPHGYRIMFGDEVRPADLDAETVKLGARTFDPLLSAVERAVAMGRYPSDPPAASIATALWGNVHGLVSLELGHFTPPQAGDPARVFEAAVRAAVIGWCVTAA
- a CDS encoding heat shock protein transcriptional repressor HspR, with the protein product MSGAARRVRDDEPLYVISVAAEMAGMHPQTLRQYDRLGLVSPRRTGGGGRRYSLRDVDQLREVQRLSQEEGVNLVGIKRILELETEVEHLRAQLEALLEQHRQTQYLPAQTFGGSALAIYRSPHPR
- the dnaJ gene encoding molecular chaperone DnaJ — translated: MSTKDWIEKDYYKILGVSKDADAAEVKKAYRNLARELHPDRNKDDKSAETRFKDVSEAYSVLSDPEKRKQYDEARTLFGGGVRTPGGPGGGSFGFDLGDIFPGGGGGEGGLGDVFGGLFGQRSRSRSASARRGADVETDVSISFAEAVDGKTVPLRMTSSSACTSCAGTGARAGTVPRVCAACTGTGYTSTDSGGFGMTEPCRDCKGRGLVVDDPCPACSGSGRGATSKVMHVRIPAGVVDGQRIRLRAKGAPGERGGRAGDLYVTVHVGSHPVFGRKGEHLTVTVPVTFPEATLGAEIKVPTLNGAPVTLKLPAGTPNGQTFRVRGRGATRRDGTRGDLLVTVQVEVPDQVSASARKALEDYQTEMSGDDIRAELMRKAAEGG
- the grpE gene encoding nucleotide exchange factor GrpE; the encoded protein is MTDEQHVPEEGETPVVRDRRRIDPETGLRREPDQNPTPVESSDAPLPDEATQPSAASDGESDALAQARAEATERLDDLKRLQAEYQNYRRRVERDRVAVREAAKAEVLGGFLGVLDDVGRAREHGDLTGAFRAVGEALEAAVAKAGLEQFGEVGDEFDPTIHEALMHGYADDVKVTTCTQILQPGYRVGERVIRPARVAVADPTEALVEPEGHDEQDENGAEPDDNGGIAAPESAGDADHPGTGDN